From the Megalopta genalis isolate 19385.01 chromosome 13, iyMegGena1_principal, whole genome shotgun sequence genome, one window contains:
- the LOC117224202 gene encoding uncharacterized protein LOC117224202 has translation MGDNDLKREQNVGTSLFEKTDAGKQCWTTEDFILLNSRRMFQDLLPKVQVLNYEDDRYIALLMDYFHICLESVRKLSIGKTKHLMLKALADTMGGYLQVYILPLTRHSYYAGNIKYRNARKLFELYEELKLFLRSNGAGWLKPSMEKTRTRIQPIVVTAPKTSAACEGIITTPPSASNHNNRQIHHSAFKKTKRHASKHKSSKNMKRNESTKREESFGIPLPFLDNDAEPNSIALPFKKNSLQSLYTEESAFVLVKYYVASVKCIESKSISKTKQLKSFNQEFSDWLQQSVEPRLDDEKWYPGFGGVLRVISSLQDSGAGTGLTTWRKSGAYHAMPKMEGQASVEPEEAAPPLYKDGNTGIVLGTTELISIAVVSALLVWLLVGLSLVCYRYLVKHSDECGPCEPQQPPVAVLYKNKEYCGNDTCGRQAARKSLMDKLKEYWRRKLGKCRGSCNDDCTDEEQCLAAISYTSKDTVDVSNSSRSYQKRKFSKSVSANFPSYQKERIKHIYYSSDGSLTTNTESPRKPR, from the exons ATGGGTGATAACGATTTAAAGCGCGAACAAAATGTCGGCACGTCACTGTTCGAGAAAACCGACGCTGGTAAGCAGTGCTGGACTACGGAGGATTTCATTTTGTTAAATAGTAGACGAATGTTCCAAGATTTACTGCCAAAG GTTCAAGTCCTGAATTACGAGGACGATCGGTACATAGCCCTGCTGATGGATTACTTTCACATCTGTTTGGAGAGCGTGCGCAAGCTGTCGATCGGGAAAACGAAGCACCTGATGCTGAAAGCCCTGGCAGATACTATGGGAGGCTACTTGCAAGTTTATATCCTGCCCCTTACCAGACACTCCTATTACGCAGGGAACATAAAATATCGGAACGCGAGGAAGCTCTTCGAACTGTACGAGGAGCTGAAGCTTTTCCTGAGAAGCAACGGAGCCGGCTGGCTGAAGCCCTCCATGGAAAAGACACGGACGAGGATTCAACCGATCGTGGTTACCGCGCCGAAAACGTCTGCCGCGTGCGAGGGCATCATAACAACGCCCCCAT CTGCATCCAATCACAACAATCGGCAGATTCATCACTCGGCGTTCAAAAAGACGAAGAGGCACGCATCCAAACATAAATCGTCCAAAAACATGAAACGAA ACGAATCTACAAAGAGAGAAGAATCGTTCGGTATCCCTCTTCCCTTTTTGGACAACGACGCAGAACCGAACAG tATCGCGTTACCGTTCAAGAAGAATAGCCTGCAGTCATTGTACACCGAAGAATCGGCGTTCGTGCTGGTGAAGTACTACGTTGCGAGTGTGAAGTGCATCGAGTCGAAATCAATCTCGAAAACAAAGCAGCTGAAATCGTTCAACCAGGAGTTTTCCGATTGGCTGCAGCAATCC GTGGAACCTCGGCTGGACGACGAGAAATGGTACCCGGGTTTCGGCGGCGTTTTGAGGGTGATTTCGTCGCTGCAGGATTCGG GTGCTGGAACCGGTCTCACGACGTGGAGAAAAAGCGGTGCCTACCATGCGATGCCGAAAATGGAAGGGCAGGCGAGCGTCGAGCCGGAGGAAGCCGCGCCACCGCTTTATAAAG ATGGGAACACCGGGATCGTGTTAGGAACCACGGAATTGATATCGATTGCCGTAGTCAGCGCGCTGCTCGTGTGGTTGCTGGTCGGCCTGAGCCTGGTGTGTTACAGATACCTCGTGAAACACTCGGACGAGTGTGGCCCTTGCGAGCCGCAGCAGCCGCC gGTTGctgttttatataaaaataaggaATACTGTGGGAACGACACTTGCGGTCGGCAAGCGGCCAGAAAAAGCTTGATGGATAAATTGAAAGAATATTGGAGAAGGAAATTAGGCAAATGTCGTGGATCTTGCAACGACGATTGCACCGACGAGGAACAATGTTTAGCAGCTATAAGTTATACTAGTAAGGACACGGTGGATGTTAGCAATAGTAGCCGAAGTTATCA GAAGAGAAAATTTTCCAAATCGGTCTCGGCGAACTTTCCGAGCTACCAGAAGGAACGTATCAAA CATATTTACTACAGCTCCGATGGCTCGTTAACTACCAACACCGAAAGCCCTCGCAAACCGAGATAA